One window of the Populus nigra chromosome 4, ddPopNigr1.1, whole genome shotgun sequence genome contains the following:
- the LOC133691730 gene encoding exopolygalacturonase clone GBGE184-like, with the protein MATKAAQCSRFESNSHRFAWVCKFEVRSILVLGLALLSCVADGALRHHIGLSDRRSLIDGSGAAVTVFDVTKHGAKADDKTDNAEAFIQTWRAACDSGAPAKMVIPGGTFLTSPVVFQGPCKSTEPIVFEVQGNVKATTDLSEYSSEQWILFEIIDGLTLNGGGTFDGQGSAVWKYNDCHQNKECQPLPSSIKLSKVNNALVHEISSVDSKYFHMHVTSCNSISIHNINLTAPANSPNTDGIHISHSDGVHVTSSKIGTGDDCVSIGQGSTNILISQVFCGPGHGLSVGSLGKYKNEEDVSGIVVTNCTLFNTTNGVRIKSYAASDPSQALNITFKDITMDSVKNPIIIDQKYGSRNGAPSRVKISNVHYQNIKGTSTSDVAVSFSCSSLVPCQGVELVDIDLAYIGQKAKMPLSASCLNANIVKSGGKQNPGCN; encoded by the exons ATGGCTACAAAGGCAGCTCAGTGCTCAAGATTTGAAAGTAACTCACATAGATTTGCTTGG GTCTGCAAGTTTGAGGTCA GAAGCATTCTTGTTTTAGGCTTAGCTTTGCTCTCTTGCGTGGCCGATGGTGCACTTCGCCACCATATTGGTCTCAGTGACCGTCGTAGCCTCATTGATGGTAGTGGTGCCGCGGTTACAGTTTTTGATGTAACAAAACACGGTGCCAAGGCTGATGATAAGACCGATAACGCAGAG GCATTTATCCAAACATGGCGGGCAGCATGTGATTCAGGTGCTCCAGCAAAGATGGTTATCCCTGGAGGGACATTTTTGACAAGCCCTGTCGTATTTCAAGGGCCGTGCAAAAGCACAGAGCCTATAGTTTTTGAAGTACAGGGAAACGTGAAAGCTACTACTGATCTCAGTGAATATAGTTCAGAACAATGGatcttatttgaaataattgatGGTTTAACATTGAACGGTGGAGGAACTTTTGATGGGCAAGGCAGTGCCGTCTGGAAGTACAACGATTGCCATCAAAACAAGGAATGCCAGCCACTTCCCAGT TCCATTAAGTTGAGCAAAGTAAACAATGCTCTTGTTCACGAGATCAGCTCTGTCGATAGCAAATATTTCCACATGCACGTTACAAGCTGCAACAGCATTTCGATCCACAATATCAATTTGACTGCTCCTGCTAATAGCCCAAATACAGATGGTATTCACATAAGCCATTCTGATGGTGTCCACGTAACAAGCAGCAAGATTGGAACAGGTGATGACTGTGTTTCCATTGGACAAGGATCCACAAATATTCTCATCTCTCAAGTCTTTTGCGGCCCTGGACACGGCCTTAG TGTTGGAAGCCTTGGCAAGTACAAGAACGAGGAGGATGTGAGCGGAATTGTTGTGACTAACTGCACATTGTTTAACACCACCAATGGTGTGAGAATCAAATCATATGCTGCATCTGACCCTAGCCAAGCTTTAAATATCACTTTTAAAGATATCACTATGGATAGTGTGAAAAATCCCATTATCATTGATCAGAAGTATGGTTCCCGCAATGGCGCG CCATCACGAGTGAAAATTAGCAATGTTCATTACCAGAACATCAAAGGCACCTCAACTTCCGATGTTGCTGTCAGTTTTTCGTGCAGTTCATTGGTTCCTTGTCAAGGAGTAGAGCTTGTGGACATCGATTTGGCCTATATCGGCCAGAAAGCAAAGATGCCTCTCTCAGCTTCATGTTTGAATGCAAATATTGTTAAATCGGGCGGCAAACAGAACCCAGGATGTAATTGA